The following proteins are encoded in a genomic region of Diabrotica virgifera virgifera chromosome 1, PGI_DIABVI_V3a:
- the LOC114338253 gene encoding 60S ribosomal protein L10a isoform X4 — protein sequence MTSKVSRDTLYECVNGVLENAKEKKRNFLETVELQIGLKNYDPQKDKRFSGTVKLKHIPRPKMQVCILGDQQHCDEANANNVPFMDVEALKKLNKNKKLVKKLAKKYDAFLASEALIKQIPRLLGPGLNKAGKFPGLLSHQESMTQKIDEVKATIKFQMKKVLCLSVAVGHVGMNQDELVQNVHLSINFLVSLLKKHWQNVRSLHVKSSMGPPQRLY from the exons GTCTAAAGTATCTCGTGATACTCTATACGAGTGTGTGAATGGAGTCTTGGAAAATGCCAAGGAGAAGAAAAGGAACTTTTTGGAAACCGTGGAACTCCAGATCGGTCTTAAGAACTACGATCCCCAAAAGGATAAGCGTTTCAGCGGAACCGTCAA aCTAAAGCACATTCCTCGTCCAAAGATGCAGGTATGCATCTTGGGAGATCAGCAACATTGTGACGAAGCTAACGCCAACAATGTTCCATTCATGGATGTAGAAGCCttgaaaaaattgaacaaaaacaaGAAATTGGTTAAGAAACTAGCCAAGAAATATGATGCTTTCCTTGCTTCTGAAGCCCTCATCAAACAGATCCCCAGGTTGTTGGGTCCAGGTTTGAACAAGGCTGGTAAATTCCCTGGTCTTCTCTCCCACCAGGAATCCATGACACAGAAAATTGATGAAGTAAAAGCAACAATCAAATTCCAAATGAAGAAG GTACTCTGCCTTTCTGTTGCTGTTGGTCATGTAGGCATGAATCAAGATGAATTGGTTCAAAATGTCCATCTTTCAATCAACTTCTTGGTCTCACTGTTGAAGAAACATTGGCAGAACGTTAGGTCTCTCCACGTCAAATCATCTATGGGACCCCCACAAAGATTGTATTAA
- the LOC114338252 gene encoding uncharacterized protein LOC114338252 isoform X2 — MNPNRMTGEPNQQTPASVFGFDSYPPMFAVNWNQANPFTNTMAHPDATVQQQYQMLQRPDLAMPFSTSNNPPLPNQIPNQIPFSSMPLPGHVSNPVHPQYAHAFGQQLSGFSFGSPRPTQELVQFPFQGENSRFGNRELGCKRKTESPPLQHAKQHITEEKMAEHMSKLHISSETAHPKENDASRMQRLYMCEEMRKLKTDPILPQSLLSKMQNPCTALVLWKPPTRFIPVSGNNEIDENENNNRDTVPDHQNQESDDVEDEMSEVFLTTQ; from the exons ATGAACCCCAATAGAATGACTGGTGAACCTAACCAACAAACTCCAGCTTCAGTGTTTGGATTTGATTCCTATCCTCCAATGTTTGCGGTAAATTGGAATCAAGCAAACCCATTTACGAATACCATGGCTCATCCCGATGCCACAGTGCAGCAACAGTATCAAATGCTGCAAAGACCAGACTTGGCAAtgccattttcaacttcaaataatCCTCCACTGCCAAATCAGATACCAAACCAAATACCCTTTAGCAGTATGCCTTTACCGGGACATGTTTCAAATCCGGTACATCCTCAGTATGCACATGCTTTTGGTCAACAGCTGAGTGGTTTTTCATTTGGTTCTCCAAGACCTACACAAGAGCTGGTTCAGTTTCCTTTTCAAGGTGAGAACAGTAGGTTCGGTAACCGAGAATTAGGATGCAAGAGGAAAACAGAGTCTCCTCC attgCAACATGCCAAACAGCACATAACTGAAGAAAAAATGGCAGAACACATGTCCAAACTTCACATAAGTTCAGAAACGGCCCATCCTAAGGAAAACGATGCCAGCCGAATGCAGCGTTTGTACATGTGTGAAGAAATGCGCAAGCTAAAAACCGATCCCATCCTTCCGCAGTCACTATTGTCCAAAATGCAGAATCCCTGTACAGCGCTAGTGCTGTGGAAACCCCCAACTAGGTTCATTCCCGTATCCGGAAACAACGAAATAGACGAAAACGAAAATAACAATAGGGACACCGTACCTGACCACCAAAACCAGGAAAGCGATGATGTAGAAGACGAAATGAGTGAG
- the LOC114338253 gene encoding 60S ribosomal protein L10a isoform X1, with the protein MTSKVSRDTLYECVNGVLENAKEKKRNFLETVELQIGLKNYDPQKDKRFSGTVKLKHIPRPKMQVCILGDQQHCDEANANNVPFMDVEALKKLNKNKKLVKKLAKKYDAFLASEALIKQIPRLLGPGLNKAGKFPGLLSHQESMTQKIDEVKATIKFQMKKVLCLSVAVGHVGMNQDELVQNVHLSINFLVSLLKKHWQNVRSLHVKSSMGPPQRLY; encoded by the exons atgac GTCTAAAGTATCTCGTGATACTCTATACGAGTGTGTGAATGGAGTCTTGGAAAATGCCAAGGAGAAGAAAAGGAACTTTTTGGAAACCGTGGAACTCCAGATCGGTCTTAAGAACTACGATCCCCAAAAGGATAAGCGTTTCAGCGGAACCGTCAA aCTAAAGCACATTCCTCGTCCAAAGATGCAGGTATGCATCTTGGGAGATCAGCAACATTGTGACGAAGCTAACGCCAACAATGTTCCATTCATGGATGTAGAAGCCttgaaaaaattgaacaaaaacaaGAAATTGGTTAAGAAACTAGCCAAGAAATATGATGCTTTCCTTGCTTCTGAAGCCCTCATCAAACAGATCCCCAGGTTGTTGGGTCCAGGTTTGAACAAGGCTGGTAAATTCCCTGGTCTTCTCTCCCACCAGGAATCCATGACACAGAAAATTGATGAAGTAAAAGCAACAATCAAATTCCAAATGAAGAAG GTACTCTGCCTTTCTGTTGCTGTTGGTCATGTAGGCATGAATCAAGATGAATTGGTTCAAAATGTCCATCTTTCAATCAACTTCTTGGTCTCACTGTTGAAGAAACATTGGCAGAACGTTAGGTCTCTCCACGTCAAATCATCTATGGGACCCCCACAAAGATTGTATTAA
- the LOC114338252 gene encoding uncharacterized protein LOC114338252 isoform X1: MNPNRMTGEPNQQTPASVFGFDSYPPMFAVNWNQANPFTNTMAHPDATVQQQYQMLQRPDLAMPFSTSNNPPLPNQIPNQIPFSSMPLPGHVSNPVHPQYAHAFGQQLSGFSFGSPRPTQELVQFPFQGENSRFGNRELGCKRKTESPPLQHAKQHITEEKMAEHMSKLHISSETAHPKENDASRMQRLYMCEEMRKLKTDPILPQSLLSKMQNPCTALVLWKPPTRFIPVSGNNEIDENENNNRDTVPDHQNQESDDVEDEMSEVCMNNMDLDSC; the protein is encoded by the exons ATGAACCCCAATAGAATGACTGGTGAACCTAACCAACAAACTCCAGCTTCAGTGTTTGGATTTGATTCCTATCCTCCAATGTTTGCGGTAAATTGGAATCAAGCAAACCCATTTACGAATACCATGGCTCATCCCGATGCCACAGTGCAGCAACAGTATCAAATGCTGCAAAGACCAGACTTGGCAAtgccattttcaacttcaaataatCCTCCACTGCCAAATCAGATACCAAACCAAATACCCTTTAGCAGTATGCCTTTACCGGGACATGTTTCAAATCCGGTACATCCTCAGTATGCACATGCTTTTGGTCAACAGCTGAGTGGTTTTTCATTTGGTTCTCCAAGACCTACACAAGAGCTGGTTCAGTTTCCTTTTCAAGGTGAGAACAGTAGGTTCGGTAACCGAGAATTAGGATGCAAGAGGAAAACAGAGTCTCCTCC attgCAACATGCCAAACAGCACATAACTGAAGAAAAAATGGCAGAACACATGTCCAAACTTCACATAAGTTCAGAAACGGCCCATCCTAAGGAAAACGATGCCAGCCGAATGCAGCGTTTGTACATGTGTGAAGAAATGCGCAAGCTAAAAACCGATCCCATCCTTCCGCAGTCACTATTGTCCAAAATGCAGAATCCCTGTACAGCGCTAGTGCTGTGGAAACCCCCAACTAGGTTCATTCCCGTATCCGGAAACAACGAAATAGACGAAAACGAAAATAACAATAGGGACACCGTACCTGACCACCAAAACCAGGAAAGCGATGATGTAGAAGACGAAATGAGTGAGGTTTGTATGAACAATATGGATCTTGATTCTTGTTAG